One Phocaeicola dorei genomic region harbors:
- a CDS encoding GNAT family N-acetyltransferase, translating into MRRYHAVFVQKQKYTLRTWQTEDAHSLVQELNNKKIWDNCRNVFPHPYRLEHAETFIDLIKKKEGIHDFCIEVNGKAVGNIGFIPGTDVECFNAEVGYVIGEKYWNQGIVTDALQEAIYHYFTYTNTIRIFALVFEHNFPSMRVLEKAGFNKVGIMTKSIFKNGHFTNAHLFELLKNT; encoded by the coding sequence ATGAGACGCTATCATGCTGTATTTGTACAAAAGCAAAAGTACACACTACGTACCTGGCAAACAGAAGACGCTCATTCATTAGTTCAAGAACTGAATAACAAAAAGATTTGGGACAATTGCCGCAATGTATTCCCCCACCCTTACAGGCTGGAACATGCAGAAACCTTTATTGACCTCATCAAGAAAAAAGAAGGTATTCATGATTTTTGTATTGAAGTCAATGGAAAAGCCGTAGGTAATATCGGATTTATACCCGGCACAGATGTGGAATGCTTCAATGCCGAAGTAGGGTATGTTATCGGAGAAAAATATTGGAACCAAGGTATTGTAACCGACGCATTACAAGAAGCCATCTACCATTACTTCACTTATACGAATACAATACGTATATTCGCACTTGTCTTTGAGCACAACTTTCCTTCCATGCGAGTATTAGAAAAGGCCGGCTTCAACAAAGTCGGGATAATGACAAAATCCATTTTCAAGAATGGTCATTTCACCAATGCCCATCTTTTCGAGTTGCTTAAAAACACTTAA
- a CDS encoding response regulator transcription factor: MIKLLLVEDDTNLCYIIRGGLEDMIGGYEVMTASNGEEGLRIWKEQHPDIIISDIEMPVMDGYEMVRRIRETDGFIPIVFTSGRVSPKDVVKGYELGVNNYIKKPFLAEELDAHIGALLKMKQGMGAANESEVYQIGENYTFDAVHAVLKCSSCVQKTMTEREAKLLQMLCKKKNELVRRDVILSRLWDTEDDFFASRSLDVFVTRLRKLFADDERIQIKTVKGVGLCLSDKG; this comes from the coding sequence ATGATAAAACTGTTGTTGGTAGAAGATGATACTAATCTTTGTTACATTATCCGTGGTGGATTGGAGGATATGATAGGTGGATACGAGGTGATGACTGCTTCCAATGGCGAGGAAGGGCTGAGGATATGGAAGGAGCAACATCCCGATATCATTATTTCAGACATTGAGATGCCTGTTATGGATGGTTATGAAATGGTACGTCGTATCCGGGAAACGGATGGATTTATTCCCATTGTTTTTACCTCGGGTAGAGTTTCGCCTAAAGATGTGGTGAAAGGTTATGAACTGGGAGTGAATAATTATATTAAGAAACCTTTTTTGGCGGAAGAACTGGATGCGCATATTGGTGCCTTGTTGAAAATGAAGCAGGGAATGGGAGCTGCTAATGAAAGTGAGGTTTATCAGATTGGTGAAAATTATACATTTGATGCTGTTCATGCAGTATTAAAGTGTTCGTCGTGTGTACAAAAGACAATGACGGAACGCGAAGCGAAACTGCTTCAGATGCTTTGTAAAAAGAAAAATGAACTAGTAAGACGGGATGTTATTCTTTCAAGACTATGGGATACGGAGGATGATTTTTTTGCATCACGTAGTCTCGATGTTTTTGTTACTCGACTTAGAAAACTGTTTGCTGATGATGAACGGATACAGATAAAGACTGTGAAAGGAGTGGGGTTATGTCTTTCGGACAAAGGATGA